One Thomasclavelia spiroformis DSM 1552 DNA window includes the following coding sequences:
- a CDS encoding DUF421 domain-containing protein, with the protein MQIIEYILMSLFSLAVLFVITKLMGYRQVTQLNMYDYINGITIGSIASELVMAGADNILQPLIAMIVYAIVIICLSKITGKSLKLRKIIDGYAVILYENDQIYFNELKKAKVDLDEFLMQCRIAGYFNLNELQTVVLESNGRFSFFPKERYRPLVVEDMQIKVNKVKLPTLLVKEGHIYFDNLKKINKDEKWLEKELKVRNIELLDIILMYQADNNSLIIYTLNEIERNFDT; encoded by the coding sequence ATGCAAATAATAGAGTATATTCTTATGTCACTTTTTTCATTAGCAGTTTTGTTTGTTATTACTAAATTAATGGGATATCGACAAGTTACACAGTTAAATATGTATGACTATATTAATGGAATAACAATAGGAAGTATTGCTAGCGAATTAGTTATGGCAGGAGCAGATAATATTTTACAGCCATTGATTGCAATGATTGTATATGCAATAGTCATTATTTGTTTATCTAAAATAACTGGGAAATCATTAAAGTTAAGAAAAATTATTGATGGTTACGCAGTTATTTTGTATGAAAATGATCAAATTTATTTTAATGAGTTAAAAAAAGCTAAAGTTGATCTTGATGAGTTTTTAATGCAATGCAGAATTGCAGGATATTTTAATTTAAATGAGTTACAAACAGTTGTATTAGAGAGTAATGGACGGTTTAGTTTTTTTCCAAAAGAAAGATATCGACCATTAGTAGTTGAGGATATGCAAATAAAAGTTAATAAAGTAAAATTACCTACATTATTAGTTAAAGAAGGACATATTTATTTTGATAATTTAAAAAAGATAAATAAAGATGAAAAATGGCTAGAAAAAGAATTAAAGGTGCGTAATATTGAACTTTTGGATATAATTTTAATGTATCAAGCTGATAATAATAGTTTAATCATTTATACACTAAATGAAATTGAAAGAAATTTTGATACATAA
- a CDS encoding extracellular solute-binding protein, with amino-acid sequence MKKKFIKGLLASAMICSSLALGGCSSTDDQVIIYSNADDEAVTAMKNALDNNGFEGEYIFQTFGTSELGGKLIAEGSDIEADLVTMSSFYLDSAQNENKMFVDLTFNPKTLTEFPSFYIPITSQEGAIIVNTEELKANNLPTPTCLKDLADPVYKDMVSVTDIASSSTAWLLIQALISEYGEDGAKEVLTGIYQNAGAHIEDSGSGPIKKVRAGEVAIGFGLRHQAVRDKEDGLPIDFIDPTEGNFSLTESIAVVKKEDSKRQDKAMEMAKCIIEKGRKELLETYPNPLYEGETSDNANKSTYPKIFAEPLTAELLEKHQKLSEQCK; translated from the coding sequence ATGAAAAAGAAATTTATTAAAGGATTATTAGCTAGTGCCATGATTTGTAGTTCACTAGCACTTGGAGGATGTTCATCAACTGATGATCAAGTAATTATTTATTCTAATGCTGATGATGAAGCTGTAACAGCAATGAAAAACGCATTAGATAACAATGGTTTTGAAGGAGAATACATCTTTCAAACTTTTGGAACATCAGAATTAGGTGGAAAACTTATCGCTGAAGGTAGCGACATAGAAGCAGATCTAGTTACAATGAGTTCATTTTATTTAGATAGTGCTCAAAATGAAAATAAAATGTTTGTAGACTTAACTTTTAACCCTAAAACATTGACAGAATTTCCAAGTTTTTATATACCAATTACTTCTCAAGAAGGAGCAATTATTGTAAATACAGAAGAATTAAAAGCTAATAATTTGCCAACACCTACATGTTTAAAAGATTTGGCTGATCCTGTGTATAAAGATATGGTATCAGTAACAGATATTGCATCTTCATCAACAGCTTGGTTATTAATTCAAGCATTGATTAGTGAATATGGTGAAGACGGAGCTAAAGAAGTTTTGACTGGTATTTACCAAAATGCTGGGGCTCATATTGAAGATTCTGGTTCTGGACCAATTAAAAAAGTTCGAGCCGGTGAAGTTGCTATTGGATTTGGTTTGCGTCATCAAGCGGTGCGTGATAAAGAGGATGGTTTACCAATTGATTTTATTGATCCTACTGAAGGGAATTTTAGTTTGACAGAATCAATTGCAGTTGTAAAAAAAGAAGACAGTAAACGTCAAGATAAAGCTATGGAGATGGCTAAATGCATTATTGAAAAAGGACGTAAAGAATTGCTAGAAACTTATCCTAATCCATTATATGAAGGTGAAACTAGTGATAATGCAAATAAATCTACATATCCAAAAATATTTGCAGAACCATTAACTGCAGAATTATTAGAAAAACATCAAAAATTATCTGAGCAATGTAAGTAA
- the coaBC gene encoding bifunctional phosphopantothenoylcysteine decarboxylase/phosphopantothenate--cysteine ligase CoaBC produces MKTIVVGISGSIAAYKACDVVRALIKKGYDVEVIMTNNATKFISPLTLGALINKPVLVDDFDDEGYQIKHISYAKKADCFVIVPATANIIGKIANGICDDVLTSTFIAATCPKLIAPAMNVNMYDNLATQRNIERCKTYGIKFVEPGYGLLACGDTGRGKLSDLDHILTMIDYCLSDKPLKNKRILITAGPTQEPLDPVRYITNHSSGKMGYALCKRAFEMGAKVTLVTGPTTLKHPYGIKIIEVKSALEMFKAVKDNYQKQDFIIKAAAVGDYRVKEIASEKIKKADDVLKLELVKNDDILAYLGSHKTNQILCGFAMETNNLVEFAKQKFVNKNCDLLIANNLKDPGAGFKNDTNKVTFISKDEIEEIELMTKSELSDLILRKLIKIKEAK; encoded by the coding sequence ATGAAAACAATAGTTGTAGGAATTAGTGGTAGCATTGCGGCGTATAAAGCATGCGATGTAGTTAGAGCATTAATAAAAAAAGGTTATGATGTTGAGGTAATTATGACAAATAATGCAACCAAATTCATTAGTCCTTTAACACTAGGAGCATTGATTAATAAACCGGTATTAGTGGATGATTTTGATGATGAAGGTTACCAAATCAAACATATCAGTTATGCTAAAAAAGCTGATTGTTTTGTTATTGTTCCTGCAACAGCTAATATTATTGGCAAAATTGCTAATGGAATTTGTGATGATGTGTTAACTTCAACATTTATTGCAGCAACTTGTCCTAAATTAATTGCACCTGCAATGAATGTTAACATGTATGATAATTTAGCTACACAACGCAATATCGAAAGATGTAAAACATATGGGATTAAGTTTGTTGAACCGGGCTATGGTTTACTTGCTTGCGGAGATACTGGTCGTGGCAAATTATCAGATTTAGATCATATTTTAACAATGATTGATTATTGTTTAAGCGATAAACCATTAAAAAACAAACGAATCTTAATTACTGCTGGTCCTACGCAAGAACCATTGGATCCAGTTAGATATATTACTAATCATTCTAGTGGTAAAATGGGCTATGCCCTTTGTAAACGGGCTTTTGAAATGGGAGCTAAAGTTACTTTAGTTACTGGTCCAACAACACTTAAACATCCTTATGGTATTAAAATTATTGAAGTTAAATCAGCTTTAGAAATGTTTAAAGCAGTTAAAGATAATTATCAAAAACAAGATTTTATTATTAAAGCTGCTGCAGTTGGTGATTATCGCGTTAAGGAAATTGCTAGTGAAAAAATAAAGAAAGCGGATGATGTTTTAAAGCTTGAATTAGTTAAAAATGATGATATTTTAGCTTATTTAGGAAGTCATAAAACTAATCAAATTTTATGTGGTTTTGCCATGGAAACTAATAATTTAGTTGAATTTGCAAAACAAAAATTTGTTAATAAAAATTGTGATCTATTAATAGCAAATAACTTAAAAGATCCTGGGGCGGGATTTAAAAATGATACTAATAAAGTTACTTTTATTAGTAAAGATGAAATTGAAGAAATTGAATTAATGACAAAAAGCGAGTTAAGTGATTTAATTTTAAGAAAATTAATTAAAATTAAGGAGGCAAAATAG
- a CDS encoding 2-aminoethylphosphonate--pyruvate transaminase — protein MKNYKLLTPGPLTTTASVKQEMLFDHCTWDDDYKKITQKIRKQLLELAHVNDDEYTVVLMQGSGTFGVESVLTSVVGENEKLLIIANGAYGQRMANICQHAKVNYEVIEFAENENPSAKVIAEKLNEDVAITHVAMVHSETTSGILNDIASVAKVVKERNRIFIVDAMSSFGGVDIEVGKLGIDFTISSANKCIQGVPGFSFIIANKQLLIACKGKARSLSLDLYDQWETMDKDGKWRFTSPTHVVLAFSKAIDELLEEGGIEKRSERYYANNRLLIKKMKEMGMDSYVDLAYQGPIITTFYYPNDKYFEFNEMYNYIKNRGYAIYPGKLTTAQTFRIGNIGEIYEADILNLCSIIKDFLAEVA, from the coding sequence ATGAAAAATTATAAACTATTGACACCTGGGCCACTTACAACCACTGCTTCTGTAAAACAAGAAATGTTATTTGATCATTGTACATGGGACGATGATTATAAAAAAATCACTCAAAAAATTAGAAAACAACTATTAGAATTAGCACATGTAAATGATGATGAATATACTGTTGTTTTAATGCAAGGAAGTGGAACGTTTGGAGTGGAATCAGTTCTTACAAGTGTTGTAGGAGAAAATGAAAAACTGTTAATTATTGCAAATGGTGCCTATGGTCAAAGAATGGCAAATATTTGTCAACATGCTAAAGTTAATTATGAAGTAATTGAATTTGCTGAAAATGAAAATCCATCAGCAAAAGTAATTGCTGAAAAATTAAATGAAGATGTTGCTATAACTCATGTTGCAATGGTACATAGTGAAACAACTTCAGGAATTTTAAATGATATTGCAAGTGTTGCCAAAGTAGTTAAAGAACGTAATAGGATATTTATTGTTGATGCAATGAGTAGTTTTGGTGGTGTGGATATTGAAGTAGGGAAATTAGGAATTGATTTTACTATTAGTAGTGCCAATAAATGTATTCAAGGTGTGCCAGGGTTTTCATTTATTATCGCAAATAAACAATTATTAATTGCTTGTAAAGGCAAAGCTAGAAGTTTATCATTGGATTTATATGATCAATGGGAGACAATGGATAAAGACGGTAAGTGGCGTTTTACATCACCAACTCATGTAGTCCTTGCTTTTTCTAAAGCAATCGACGAATTGCTTGAAGAAGGTGGGATAGAAAAACGTAGTGAGCGTTATTATGCCAATAATCGCTTATTAATTAAAAAAATGAAAGAAATGGGGATGGATAGTTATGTTGATTTAGCCTATCAAGGGCCGATTATTACAACTTTCTATTATCCAAACGATAAATATTTTGAATTTAATGAAATGTATAATTATATAAAAAATCGTGGATATGCAATTTATCCTGGTAAATTAACTACAGCTCAAACATTTAGAATTGGAAATATTGGAGAAATTTATGAGGCTGATATATTGAATTTATGTTCAATTATTAAAGATTTTTTAGCGGAGGTAGCATAA
- a CDS encoding ECF transporter S component: MKNKKTKDLILYAMFIAIEMLLVFIPFLGYIPIGPLRATTLHIPVIIAGITLGKKGGMIIGLVFGLSSLFYNTISPTVTSFVFSPFISGSILSAVVAIAPRVLIGFFAGGIFEQFCKHKWNQYVGIIISGLAGSLANTILVLAGIYFIFGQSYAQAIGQDFNLLMAYLIGIITSSGILEAVVGTIIALMVCKPLLVYTKKGM; this comes from the coding sequence ATGAAAAATAAAAAAACTAAAGATCTTATTTTGTATGCAATGTTTATTGCAATTGAAATGTTGCTTGTATTCATTCCTTTTTTAGGATATATCCCAATTGGGCCTTTACGTGCAACTACTCTACATATTCCTGTTATCATTGCAGGAATTACTCTAGGTAAAAAAGGCGGAATGATTATTGGACTTGTTTTTGGGTTAAGTAGTTTATTTTATAATACGATCAGTCCAACAGTTACTTCATTTGTTTTTTCACCATTTATTAGTGGTAGTATTTTAAGTGCCGTAGTTGCAATTGCTCCTAGAGTTTTAATTGGCTTTTTTGCAGGGGGTATTTTTGAGCAGTTTTGTAAACATAAATGGAATCAATATGTAGGAATAATAATTTCTGGGTTAGCTGGTTCTTTAGCCAATACGATTTTAGTATTAGCTGGAATATATTTTATTTTTGGACAAAGTTATGCTCAAGCGATAGGTCAGGATTTCAATTTATTAATGGCTTATTTGATTGGAATTATTACTAGTAGTGGAATTTTAGAAGCAGTTGTAGGAACAATTATTGCTCTAATGGTATGTAAACCATTATTAGTATATACAAAGAAAGGAATGTAG
- a CDS encoding type III pantothenate kinase, whose protein sequence is MLIVIDIGNTNITMGLVDNNEIIDNYRLTTKLERTSDEYGFMLLSFLNASNIDVKEIEDVIIASVVPKIMYSFSNSIKKYFNKEPIIIGPGIKTGIRIKIDNPKELGADRLVDAAGAYYIYGGSCLVIDFGTATTFDVVDENGDFLGGATAPGIGISINALSNQAAKLPEIEIKKPKNVIAKNTVSSMQAGIVHGYVGLTENIIRTIKKEYGKNLKVISTGGLGRIIFNETALIDVYDPDLTFKGLKIIYDKYKKLK, encoded by the coding sequence GTGTTAATAGTTATTGATATTGGTAATACCAATATTACAATGGGATTAGTTGATAATAATGAAATAATTGATAATTATCGTTTAACAACTAAATTGGAGAGAACTTCTGATGAATATGGTTTTATGCTACTTAGTTTTTTAAATGCATCAAATATTGATGTTAAGGAAATTGAAGATGTGATCATTGCTTCAGTTGTTCCTAAAATAATGTATTCATTTAGTAATTCTATTAAAAAATATTTTAATAAAGAACCTATTATTATTGGTCCAGGAATTAAAACTGGAATTAGAATTAAAATCGACAATCCAAAGGAATTAGGTGCAGACCGTTTAGTTGATGCTGCTGGAGCTTACTATATTTATGGTGGTTCTTGTTTGGTTATTGATTTTGGAACTGCTACTACTTTTGATGTGGTTGATGAAAACGGTGATTTTTTAGGTGGGGCTACAGCTCCAGGAATTGGAATTAGTATTAATGCTCTTTCTAACCAAGCTGCTAAATTACCAGAAATCGAAATTAAAAAACCTAAAAATGTTATTGCTAAAAACACTGTTAGCAGTATGCAAGCTGGAATTGTTCATGGTTATGTTGGCTTGACTGAAAATATTATTAGAACAATAAAAAAAGAGTATGGTAAGAATCTTAAAGTTATTTCTACTGGAGGCTTAGGTAGAATTATTTTCAATGAGACTGCTTTGATTGATGTTTACGATCCTGATCTAACTTTTAAGGGTTTAAAAATTATTTATGATAAATATAAAAAACTAAAATAA
- a CDS encoding DJ-1 family glyoxalase III, protein MKKVAVLFHDGFEVLEALSVVDVMTRANVTCTMVGMDKLEVESSHHIKVVMDCLCDENIETYDALVIPGGLPGATNLRDDKRVIDLVQKFNNANKIVAAICAGPIVLEKAGVIKDKKVTCFPGFEKELNSAIYQDTLVYQDGNIITGRGPAASLAFSYCILEALGIDSSNIQEGMQYKFLKENI, encoded by the coding sequence ATGAAAAAAGTAGCTGTATTATTTCATGATGGATTTGAGGTGCTTGAAGCACTTTCAGTAGTAGATGTAATGACTCGTGCAAACGTTACATGTACAATGGTAGGAATGGATAAATTAGAAGTAGAAAGCTCACATCATATAAAAGTAGTTATGGATTGTTTATGTGATGAAAATATCGAAACATATGATGCTTTAGTAATTCCTGGAGGTTTACCAGGAGCAACAAATTTAAGAGATGATAAACGTGTTATTGATCTTGTTCAAAAATTTAATAACGCTAATAAAATAGTTGCTGCAATTTGTGCAGGTCCAATTGTTTTGGAAAAAGCCGGGGTAATTAAAGATAAAAAAGTAACTTGTTTCCCTGGGTTTGAAAAAGAATTAAATAGTGCGATTTATCAAGATACATTAGTTTATCAAGATGGAAATATAATTACTGGAAGAGGTCCTGCAGCATCATTAGCCTTTAGTTATTGTATTTTAGAAGCCTTAGGTATTGATAGTTCAAATATTCAAGAAGGAATGCAATATAAATTTTTAAAAGAAAATATTTAA
- a CDS encoding MurR/RpiR family transcriptional regulator: MINKAIFRIKMIYNILRPSEKKVADYILSFNDDYAKLSMTLISKEVSVSQPTIMRFVKAIGYNSFKEFKYELLKNQKSNNVDILYGYTLGKEELIKDIPSNIVARTITMLEDSLKSISIKNYENAIKAIHNSNHISIFAVENSLSVANDLMIKLIYLGKQVVLYDDGYLQSINASNLNSNNLAIGISYSGNSKETVDALKIAYEKGAFTIAIVNFENTMLTQYANIVLSTSNDQLMYGDAIFSRTVQTALVDMLYMGVIKSDYDYYTKQLDYNSKLISHRGYLKEEQ; this comes from the coding sequence ATGATAAATAAAGCTATTTTTAGAATAAAAATGATCTATAATATTTTAAGACCATCAGAGAAAAAAGTTGCTGATTACATTCTTAGTTTTAATGATGATTATGCAAAATTATCAATGACATTAATAAGTAAAGAAGTAAGTGTTTCACAACCAACAATAATGCGTTTTGTTAAAGCGATTGGCTATAATAGTTTTAAAGAATTTAAATATGAATTATTAAAAAATCAAAAAAGTAATAATGTTGATATTTTATATGGTTATACATTAGGAAAAGAAGAATTAATTAAAGATATTCCAAGTAATATCGTTGCAAGAACAATAACTATGTTAGAAGATTCACTTAAATCAATTTCTATTAAAAATTATGAAAACGCAATAAAAGCGATTCATAATAGTAATCATATAAGTATTTTTGCAGTTGAAAATTCATTAAGTGTAGCAAATGATTTAATGATCAAATTAATTTATTTAGGTAAACAAGTTGTATTATATGATGATGGTTATTTACAAAGCATTAATGCCAGTAATTTAAACTCTAATAATTTAGCAATTGGAATTTCTTATTCCGGTAATTCTAAAGAAACAGTTGATGCATTAAAAATCGCTTATGAAAAGGGTGCTTTTACAATTGCGATAGTTAATTTTGAAAATACGATGTTAACCCAATATGCAAATATTGTTTTATCAACAAGTAACGATCAATTAATGTATGGAGATGCTATTTTTTCTCGAACTGTACAAACTGCTTTAGTTGATATGTTATACATGGGAGTTATTAAAAGTGATTATGATTATTATACTAAACAATTGGATTATAATAGTAAGTTGATTAGTCATCGAGGTTATTTAAAAGAAGAGCAATGA
- a CDS encoding ABC transporter permease subunit, with amino-acid sequence MKNKEIKFIYGIIIVLFATFLVIPLGSLLLQSFYNGNEFSFINYINTYQTTGFGHTLKNSFIVSLTSAFVSVVLAFIIAYSINYTRMFKWLKKFVVNISMLPMLLPTITYGFAIIYSFGKQGLWTKVFGFQLFDIYGFNGLLLGYVIYTFPIAFMLINNAMSYIDKKFIIVSKLMNDNYFKTFKNTLMIPLLGTLVAAFIQAFFLSFTDFGIPASVGGKYDVVASLLYNKMLGSIPDFAGGAVVAMTMLIPSIVSIALLHYLEKYNIRYNKISTIELKKNYARDVIWGSLSVIINVIIIAIFAVIIIVPFVGEWPYRITFTFENFISVFQDNALLGVIKNSLVVAILTALLGTLVVYGGALVTARSNLGKGLKKTIESIALITNTIPGMVLGIAYLLIFSGTPIQNTYLIIILCNIVHFFSSPYLMMKNALVKMNGSFETTAKLMGDNWLKTVTRIITPNALISLFEVFSYYFINAMVTVSAVIFIAGARTMVMTTKIKELQHFAKFNEIFVLSILILLINLIAKGVFKYIIKKKEGK; translated from the coding sequence ATGAAAAATAAAGAGATTAAATTTATCTATGGAATCATAATAGTACTCTTTGCTACGTTTTTAGTTATCCCTCTTGGCTCATTATTATTACAATCATTTTATAATGGTAATGAATTTTCATTTATAAATTATATTAATACATATCAAACAACAGGCTTTGGTCATACATTAAAAAATAGTTTTATAGTATCGTTAACAAGTGCTTTTGTATCAGTCGTTTTAGCTTTTATTATTGCCTATAGTATTAACTATACGAGGATGTTTAAATGGTTAAAGAAATTTGTTGTAAATATATCAATGTTACCAATGTTATTACCAACGATTACTTATGGTTTTGCAATAATTTATTCATTTGGTAAACAAGGATTATGGACAAAGGTATTTGGTTTTCAGTTATTTGATATTTATGGATTTAATGGTCTATTGTTAGGATATGTAATTTATACTTTTCCAATTGCATTTATGCTAATTAATAATGCGATGAGTTATATTGATAAGAAATTCATTATTGTATCAAAATTAATGAATGATAATTATTTTAAAACATTTAAAAATACATTAATGATCCCATTACTTGGCACATTGGTAGCTGCTTTTATTCAGGCATTCTTTCTAAGTTTTACAGACTTTGGAATCCCAGCTTCAGTTGGTGGAAAATATGATGTTGTTGCAAGCTTATTGTACAATAAAATGTTAGGAAGTATTCCTGATTTTGCCGGTGGTGCAGTTGTAGCGATGACAATGCTGATTCCATCAATTGTATCAATTGCATTATTGCATTATTTAGAAAAATACAATATTAGATATAATAAAATTTCAACAATTGAATTAAAGAAAAATTATGCTCGAGATGTTATATGGGGAAGTTTAAGTGTAATTATTAATGTTATTATTATTGCTATTTTTGCAGTAATAATAATAGTTCCATTTGTTGGTGAATGGCCATATCGAATAACTTTTACATTTGAAAATTTTATAAGTGTTTTTCAAGATAATGCTTTATTAGGAGTAATTAAAAATTCATTGGTTGTTGCTATTTTAACAGCTTTATTGGGAACTTTGGTTGTTTATGGTGGGGCATTAGTAACGGCTCGAAGTAATTTAGGTAAGGGATTAAAGAAAACAATTGAATCAATTGCTTTAATAACTAATACAATTCCAGGGATGGTATTAGGAATCGCTTATTTATTAATTTTTTCTGGTACACCAATACAAAATACGTATTTAATTATTATTTTATGTAATATCGTGCACTTTTTTTCATCACCATATTTAATGATGAAAAATGCATTGGTAAAGATGAATGGATCGTTTGAAACAACAGCAAAACTAATGGGAGATAATTGGTTAAAAACAGTTACAAGAATTATTACCCCTAATGCACTGATATCATTATTTGAAGTATTTAGTTATTATTTTATTAATGCAATGGTAACGGTTAGTGCAGTAATCTTTATTGCTGGAGCAAGAACAATGGTTATGACGACCAAAATCAAAGAGTTACAGCATTTTGCAAAATTTAATGAAATATTTGTATTATCAATATTAATTTTATTAATTAATTTAATTGCTAAAGGAGTATTTAAATATATTATTAAGAAAAAGGAAGGAAAATAA
- the phnX gene encoding phosphonoacetaldehyde hydrolase, with translation MSRIEAVIFDWAGTTVDYGCFAPVQAFKDAFNAYGIDPTFDQIREPMGMLKIDHIKRMLEMPTINEVFKTKYNRNYDKKDIDKIYELFEASLMAGITKHTGIKPYVIEIVNKLKEMKIKIGSTTGYTDMMMEPVLKSAKEQGYCPDCWYSPDATNHLGRPYPYMIFKNIQTLNVTSVKNVIKVGDTVSDIEEGLNAGVITIGVIEGSSTLGLNEEEFNNLDKIKKTELVEKVKQIYLDAGADYVINNLSELIDIINKYN, from the coding sequence ATGAGTAGAATTGAAGCAGTAATTTTTGATTGGGCAGGAACAACTGTTGATTATGGTTGTTTTGCACCTGTACAAGCATTTAAAGATGCTTTTAATGCTTATGGAATTGATCCAACTTTTGATCAAATCAGAGAACCAATGGGAATGTTGAAAATTGATCATATTAAAAGGATGTTGGAAATGCCAACAATTAATGAAGTCTTTAAAACAAAATATAATCGTAATTATGATAAAAAAGATATTGATAAAATTTATGAATTATTTGAAGCATCATTAATGGCTGGAATTACTAAACATACTGGTATTAAGCCATATGTTATAGAAATAGTAAATAAACTCAAGGAAATGAAAATTAAAATTGGTTCAACTACTGGATATACTGATATGATGATGGAACCTGTTTTAAAAAGTGCTAAAGAACAAGGATATTGTCCAGATTGTTGGTATTCTCCTGATGCAACCAATCATTTAGGCCGTCCTTATCCATATATGATTTTTAAAAATATTCAAACTTTAAATGTTACAAGTGTTAAAAATGTAATTAAAGTTGGTGATACAGTTTCTGATATAGAAGAGGGTTTAAACGCTGGTGTAATTACAATTGGGGTAATTGAGGGAAGTTCAACTCTAGGATTAAATGAAGAAGAATTTAATAATTTAGATAAAATTAAAAAAACTGAATTAGTTGAAAAAGTTAAACAAATATATTTAGATGCTGGCGCTGATTATGTGATTAATAATTTAAGTGAATTGATTGATATTATTAATAAATATAATTAA
- a CDS encoding ABC transporter ATP-binding protein has protein sequence MLKLERIIKSFDGIKILDDLNFEIPKGQIVSILGPSGSGKTTLLNLILGISEVDSGKIIFDDEDLTNVSMEKRGFNIVFQDYALFPNLNAYENIIYGLKNKKNISTKEEVNDLIHLLGLEKHLDKKIDQLSGGQKQRVALARTMVMKPKILLLDEPLSALDGVIKESIKERIKLIAKEYNLTTIIVTHDPEEALTLSDQVLIINEGKIAQFGKPEEIINAPSCDFVKNFILNQLEIKRKNIISLFSEVS, from the coding sequence ATGTTAAAACTGGAACGGATAATTAAGTCGTTTGATGGAATTAAAATATTAGATGATTTAAATTTTGAAATACCGAAAGGACAAATTGTTTCAATTTTAGGACCATCAGGAAGCGGAAAAACAACTTTGCTAAATTTAATTTTAGGAATTAGTGAAGTTGATAGCGGAAAGATTATATTTGATGATGAAGATTTAACAAATGTTTCGATGGAAAAAAGAGGATTTAATATCGTTTTTCAAGATTATGCATTATTTCCTAATTTAAATGCGTATGAAAATATTATATATGGATTAAAAAATAAAAAGAATATTTCTACTAAAGAAGAAGTAAATGATTTAATCCATTTGTTAGGTTTAGAAAAACATTTAGATAAAAAAATCGATCAATTATCTGGTGGACAAAAACAGCGTGTTGCTTTAGCAAGAACAATGGTAATGAAACCCAAAATTCTTTTATTAGATGAACCATTGAGTGCATTAGATGGTGTAATTAAAGAATCAATCAAAGAAAGAATTAAATTGATTGCTAAAGAATATAACCTTACAACGATAATTGTTACTCATGATCCTGAAGAGGCTTTAACTTTATCGGATCAAGTATTGATTATTAATGAAGGAAAAATTGCACAATTTGGTAAACCAGAAGAAATAATTAATGCACCGAGTTGTGATTTTGTTAAAAACTTTATCTTAAATCAATTAGAAATAAAGCGAAAGAATATTATATCGTTGTTTAGTGAGGTAAGCTAA
- a CDS encoding flavin reductase, whose translation MSFKKINVDEIVLNPFKAIGKDWLLISALNRDKVNTMTASWGGIGVIWNKNIVTVYIRPQRYTREFVDASDHFTLTFFEGYKKELGVLGSKSGRDVNKIDEVGFDVEMVDNQPTFKQGKMTFVCKKLYKGKITPEGFIDDKLDNNYYPEKDYHYVYIGEIENAYVNEKD comes from the coding sequence ATGAGTTTTAAAAAAATAAATGTTGATGAAATTGTTTTAAATCCATTTAAAGCAATAGGAAAAGATTGGCTATTAATTAGTGCATTAAATAGAGATAAAGTAAATACAATGACTGCTTCTTGGGGTGGTATTGGAGTTATTTGGAATAAAAATATAGTTACTGTTTATATTCGACCTCAACGTTATACAAGAGAATTTGTTGATGCAAGTGATCATTTTACATTAACTTTTTTTGAAGGTTATAAAAAGGAATTGGGCGTTTTAGGTAGTAAATCAGGCCGTGATGTCAATAAGATTGATGAAGTTGGTTTTGATGTTGAAATGGTTGATAATCAACCAACTTTCAAACAAGGAAAAATGACTTTTGTTTGTAAAAAATTATATAAAGGTAAGATAACACCAGAAGGCTTTATTGATGATAAATTAGATAATAACTATTATCCAGAAAAAGATTATCATTATGTGTATATTGGTGAAATTGAAAATGCTTATGTAAACGAAAAGGATTAG